The DNA region TGGGGCACCTGGAGCCCTGCACGGTCTCTCTGTGGAGAGTGCCCAGCACCTGGGGCAAGGGGACGAGTCGCCAAGGCGCTGCAGACGGGAAGGGCAGGCGAGCTCTGTCGCTGGTGGCAGCAGAGCTGGACGGGCGGCCGGCCGGGCAGAGCGCGGGCAGCATCCATCCATCCGTACGTACGGGAGGCCGTGACGGGGCTGCACCGCTGCTGCGGGCTGCCTTGCTGCACCTTCCTACCTGGCAGGTGTCGATGCCGCCTTGCTGGTAGCCCGCGCACAAGTTGGTGTTCCTGATGGCCCCTGCGTACCACCGGCTGCTGTTGCAGATGTGGTTGTCGATGAGGTGGACGAGGGCCTCCTGCAGGACGGCAGGTCGTATCTGAGCTGTGGGCACAGAAAGGAATTGGCACCCGGCAGCTCGCtgccgttcctccctccctgcctgggtgaACGCCTTCCCAAAGACCTGGCTTTGGACCTCGAGGGGCGTATGTACTGGTGCCGCCCCTCTGCCTTGCTTTGGGCAAGGGGTCAAGGCCGCCTCTTTACAGCATACGTCCCTTTGCCTTGACCCTGGGCTTGACCCTGCTCTCGGGCAGCGCAGCCCCTGTCTCGACAGCGCGCCGAGCCTGCGCTCAGGGAAGAGCAGCGCTTGCTGCGGACTCACATCCTTCCTCCATGGCGCCCCAGCCGCTGACGTAGCAAGGCGACAGCTCTGACACGCGCAGGGAAGCGTCGGGCACACACGCAAGCTGTATGTAGTAGCTGCACTGCACGGGATGGTCCAGCTCCAGCAATGCGATGTCATTTCTCTGCGAGCGGTTATCATAGTGTTCGTGCGTCACTAGGCGCTTAATGTTGCGCACTTGGACCTCGGGGCCCAGCTGAAGCAAACTGGAGGCACCAACCACTACACGCCACGTCTCGACATAGCTGGAAGGGAGATGGAGAGAGGCGTTGGAGAGAGCAGAGCCAGGGCACCTGCCCGTGTTGTGGGGACGTCCCCGTTCGCTGAGCCTCCTCACCTGGCGTTTATGAAGCAGTGAGCTGCTGTGAGGACCCACTGTGGGCTGATGAGGGACCCTCCGCATATGTGCCCGGTGCCTCTTGGCCAGGGCACCTGGATGCTGACGATCCAGGGCCAGGACCCCGGCTGGGCATCCGCACCGCCCACGACGCGCATCGTGCTGTAGTAAGAGTCCATGGGCCGGAGCCCGCAGCTCCCGCTGTAATCAGAAACTCGTTAGTGCCGCCCTCGACTGCTGCCCGCTCCGCTCAGGCTGAaagtcgtcgtcgtcgtcgctcCTGCTCCCCTCCGCAGGAGGCAGCGTGCGGCCAGCAGGGCCAAGGCCCCTGCGCGGTGcacggccgcagccccgcggcgggacGTGCCGGGAGCCTGGGTGCTGCGGAGGAGCTGAGCCTCCTGCCCCGGCCTGGGCAGCCCCGTGCAGCCGTGGGGGCAAGcgggctccctgcagggcccccaAACACGCTCTCCCAAAGCCTCGTGCCACTCACCCGCAGCTGTCCTGTGCGTCACGCGTGGGCCAGCCCGCGGCCAGCACCAGGAGGAGGGGGAGCAGCTTCATCTTCCCCAGCGGCACCACGCAGCTGCTGGCACCCAGCGCTCGGCGCACCGCTGCGGCAGCCGAGCGCGGTGCCCGCGGTGTCCGCGTTGGCCGGCGCCGTGGCGCCGAGGCCGATGTCACAGAGCTGCCAGTTCCGGAGCGCTGGGTCCGGCGCGGGGGGGTCATGAGCAGGAGCGGAGGCGGCAGCTGCGGGCGCTGGGATCGGACGCCCAGCAGAGCCCTGGCTGAACACCGCTCGCGGCACGAGGGTGCGCAGCCCTGGGGTGGGCAGCGCTGCCCAGCTCCCTGCACTGCCTCTGCCAAGGCTGCTTGAGGCTATGGCAGACAGATGTTCAAGCGGGATAGGTCCTGCGCCCCGGGCGAGGTCAGCTCTCCTAcagaaaacagtaaaatgcaCGTGCAGCACAGTGCACCTTGGCCGAGTTAAGCTTACCAGCACCGTGTGGCAGGATTAATGTACTTGCTGTTGACAAGCAACAGAGCAATTCTGGTTCAACACTGCCTGGGGCTGAGGGCAGCTGGGGCCCTTGGTACATGCGGCCAAGCGCATGCAGTGTTGGGCACTGGACGGAGAAGGAGGCAGTTTCCATGCTGTTCCCCCTCTCAGGCCCGCACGCTCCTCTCCGCAGCTCTCCGGTTTGCACTGAAGCTGACCCCTTGCCATGCCGCCCCGGCTGCCGTTTGCTGCAGCCCTGACTGTCTGCATGCAGTGCCCTAACAGCACCCGGGTCCCTGGGCCccagagcagaggggcaggaaCGGGAGGTGCCGCTGTGACTGACCATGAAACCCCTACAGTGGAAGAAgagtcagaggagatgggcaagagcgcggtgcccatgaagctcaggaacAGTGTAGgatgtgactgaccacagctgttgcacagaaagctgactttatttcaacacaaaggggactggAAGGTGGCCTTTTTTTTACAAAAACATCTATGTCAAATGAGCGGATCAACCAGTGTAAATGcttctccctgagttcatcaaaagagtatGAATGTCTcgctgagttagccagaccagcatggggggaagCGTATAGGTGGCTCAGCTCAGCATAGAGTATAAaagctgaacaactaacaaaagaattttgGAGAGCTGGTTTCAAGGCACATATTCCTTTCTGGCGATTGGGGACGGCCAGCATCGTGAccgtgagcatattatagagaccggtAATGGGGATCACATTTGTATTGCGATTGAattgtatattgcaattgctgtgTTTtcctaagtgtaactcacacctgtattgtgatttcagtatattgctgtatcactctgctaaatcaaaaatcccatgtaATATCAAATAtgttcaaagaagtaaattttgatatcaaacattacaccctccatgcgtggaatatctaaaagaacctgatCAGAGTATTGGACTCTGGCAGGCACACTGACACAAGGTACACGCCATGTTTCCACAGTGATCAGTTGCAATAATCAGCATCCATTTACTTCTCCAGTTGCAGGCACTTCCCAGAATGCCACGTGGTTTAGCAAAGGCTGCCAAGCCAGCCCAAAACCTCTTCCCAATCCTGGCAAGTTCACACCAGCCAGCAGTAATCCCTGCAGCTCCTCAGCCTCATGCTCTGGTGCCACACATCCCGGTGTGGCCAAAGAATGGGGTGCTCACTTCAGCGCTGGGCACTGCCCGGGGAACGGGATGATGCTAGAGAGGTTCACAGCAGAGTTCGACTTATGAAAGAAGTGCTGAGTCGGACAGGGAGCTGAGCCTAGTGACAGAGTGATGCCTGGATACTGCCCAACTCTTCCATTCCCTGGTCCGCAGGTCTCAGTGAACTTGTGTGGTTGCACATGCACATCCAAGAACATGCACATCCTTGTCCATGCATTACATGCAGCAGAGCAAGCTCGTGCATCCACTTCCATGTGCATGTCATGTGCAGGTATTACATACAGATGGATCCTGTTACAGATGAGCACACAGCAAGAAGCGTCATGGAGATGGGGTCATTCATTCTCAGCCTCCAGCCCATTCCAGAGGCCAAGACCAATACCAACACAACCGGCCAGGCCTGTGTCCTGCCCATATCCACGCCACAAGCTCATGGAATTCTTTACTGGGGTGCAGGAGCTGCTGCGGGTCCTAAAGGGAAGTAAGACTTGAGCAGCAAGGCAAACGGGATCCAGGGCAGGCTGCAATGTGTGGTGACCGCTTCCTTCTGGGGCAATGCCCACCGACCCagaggcagccccagcgccaAAGGCCTGCTCTGCCCAGCCCACCCTCCCCTCACTGCCCGCAAACCCTGAAACTTTACTCAATTCTAGAAATAAAATTGCCTATTCCCAGAGCTGACCATGCCTCAGTCCAATTGTGTCTCGGGGCCACGGCAGGGATTTCCGTAGACGGCACCGAAAAACGAGGCCGCGTGCAGCCAGTTGGCCACAAAGGCAAAGAGTCACCCAACGGGCTGAAACTCTGCCCGCTCGGAGAGGAGGGTGCTCGGAGCCACGCAGGCAGCAACGGGACGGAGAAGGCTGGCGCGCTGAGGCTGGGGAAAAATGATGCGGCATGAAGACAACTTTTGGTGAACGTGTTAAGGCAGGCAAGTGGGTGACTAGGCCCTGGCCTAAGTGTTGGCTGACTGAGTAGACCAAGAGCCGCTTGACATGAGAAATAAGAGTGGGAAGCTGACAAGAGTTACAGACAGCGCCATGAGGAATGGCCAGATTTCACAAGTGTTTAAGGGGGAAGTAATATGAGAGACAGCCAAGCTTCACAGATAACTGAAGGGATTGCTGAGGTCCTTTGGGGGAGTGGAACCTGGCAAGGCTGGCGCTACGCAGAAAACCGCATCAGTAATAACACGGAAGTCCAAGATGAACTAGAGAACCGCATCTGAAATACCAAATACGGGTATTGATGTAGCAAAACTGGGAGCCAGGGGGAAAAAGTAACTGGGGGTGGGTTGTTTATTTGGAAGGAGACTAGGGCGGAGAAAGGGAGGGGTCAAGGTAGATGAGGGGAAGGTATAAGCATGGGAAAAGGCAGAGTAGGGGGGATAAAGGGGCTGGTCACACATAAACAGACTGCTCACCTAACAGCCTTGCGGCTAATCACCACAGTCTACGTCACCTTCTCTATAAAAGCTATTCCAAACCATTTTCTCTGCGGCCCTGCTCTCTTCCCTGTGCGTGTGTCGAGAGGCCTGAGTGCTAGCAACGGGAGGAGGGAACCCAGGTCCTAGGGGCCCACTGGCCTGGGAGCCAGCAGTTGGAAACACCAGGTGTCTAGGGCCAGCTACTGGTGGGATCCCTGCGTGTAGGTGCAGTTCACAAGCAAATGTCACATCAGACTAGCACACAAACAAGATGAGACCCACATCTGGAAAGGCCCAAGGTCTGAGCCGATGACTAAGTAGGCTGGCATCTGGGCACAGATATTAGATGGGCTTAATGCCCTGCTAATATACAAGGGATCCATGGATATGAGCTGCTCGTGAGTCTAAGAAGTAAGGAAGCATGTTTATGCTTCACTAGTGAACATCAGTCATGACCAGCTGTAGAAGAAAAGGACTGGGCTATGTTCATGGGAGTGCTGCTTGTTTTAAGAGTGGTGCCTTTACCAGCACCCACTACCTGCGTTAATCTGTTTTGCGAGTCACGAGTCGTGTATGTGTGCGCATGTTTGAGTATGTATCTGGCTCTTTGGAACACACACTAAGCCTTTGGATCCATACACTGGAACAGCAGCAGCCACATCCATCAGACTGCGGTGGGAGAAACCTTCTGGGTGTGAGAGTCCACCCCATTCAGCTCTAGCAGGCCTGAAAAGAGAAATTCCCTGAGTCCAGAAGTCCGCTGGATTTGGCTGCTCCATAACAGAATGGGAAGGGAAacgcagagaaacagtgcagcagAGATCAAatgggtggagagggaggcagcaCTAGATAAGCTATAAAGCAACGGGGAGGGCTGGCAGTCTGACCTGTGCTTTGCCCTATAACAAAAGTGCAGGATCCAAGCTCAAAGCTTtataaaaaaattctttagtGTTTGTTTTCTCCAGTAGGTACTATTAAAGCATCTGGGCAGGACTCTTCCCTGCAGATCCAAGAGTGGCTCGGCTCTCCCAGCAAGCTCAGCCTCTAAGGAACATGCAGCAACCATGTGGACATTCTTGCCCCTCTCCTTGACCATGGTGGGCAGGGCCCGGTCAAGGAAGGCCATGCCCAGACAGTCAGAGATGCAAGAAGGGGAAAGGCCCAGCTGTTCACCACCAGAGTACTGAGCACATGAAAAGATCACTTTCCTCTGTGAAGGCCAGCTGTAACTAACCCCAGAAATCCAGGGAAATGGCAAACAACAAACTCAGGATCCGAGGCTTTAGGCAGATGGGGGCTTCTCTtcagggcagctctcctctgtttCCGACAAGTCCTCACTCTTATTCTGCAGGTCAAAGCTCTGAAAAGGAGCAGGACAAGAAACTCTGAGAAGCATGAGAGCAACAGCCACACTCTGCTTTGCTGTGGTACTCTCAAACTCTGCCGAGGGCAGCATGAGCTCTCCCGAGTGTCGCCACCTCATCCAGTCCAAACCAGACATGGGCAGCTCACAAACCCCATAGTGTCACCAGCATAAAGCAACTCTCTCCAAGCATGCAAAGTTTCACCCTCTGGTGCAGGCGCCCAGCTTTCCCTCAGGGGAAAAAGGGAAGAGCTGCTAATCACTTTAGAAGAGGGAGGGGTGCAGTAAGTAGAGCTTTTCTTACCTCCAACTCTCGCATGACCTCATCCATGAAATCGCCTGAATTCTGTTTGTAAGCAACTGCCAGTTTGATAGCATCATTGAAGAGCTGATGAGAAGGAGAATGCTTGTCACTCAAAGTAAAGGACGCTGGGTTTCTTCAAGATAGGGAAACTGTCTATTTCCacaccccaagaaaaaaaaactttgcaacaACCTATAGCTACCAGAACCATCACAAGTGACCAACCAGAAGTGCTGGCCccttttctgctctctgtgcctgTAGCAATCTCCATGTCCTTGCACTGTATTGGGCTCTCATGGACACTGAGCCAAACAGCTATGTTTTACCTTCACTACGTTGGTGCCATCTGCAGCAGACACAAAGTAAAAGGGCAAATTGAACTTCCGGGCAAAGTTGAAGCTTTTCTGGGTCACCTTCATATCcgctgggggaaaaaagaagaagtgGTCACTGAGACATCACTGTAGGCAGTGATGCCAACATATACATGGGTTGGTGGAACATACGGAGACCAGAGCCTGATCTAGCTGTCAGGGCCTCCTCACTGCAGTGCAAGGCCAGGATAGTCCTCCCCAAGAGCCAGAGGGTTTTATAAGTGACAGCATCAGCAAACAGTTGACAAGACGACACACAAAGGAAAGAGGTTTTGTTGCTTGTCCATGGTGCTTGACTAAAACGCAGACAGATCCTGATGTGCTATAAATGAATAATGTTTTGCAGCAGAAGACATCCCAGTTCACTTGCTGTGCTGCAACTGTGAATGTTTTCCAGGTATATCCCTGTGAATTTTGCTATGTGTCCACATGACCTGGTTACCACTGCCAACACTAATCATGCCTCTCCCTCCATTTTGCACTTTTTAACCATATCCGGCCACTGTCTTTATGCCACATTACCCACATTCCTGTGAATCAAGGATAGGCTCAGAGCATACA from Apteryx mantelli isolate bAptMan1 chromosome 1, bAptMan1.hap1, whole genome shotgun sequence includes:
- the LOC136996834 gene encoding acrosin-like, which produces MDSYYSTMRVVGGADAQPGSWPWIVSIQVPWPRGTGHICGGSLISPQWVLTAAHCFINASYVETWRVVVGASSLLQLGPEVQVRNIKRLVTHEHYDNRSQRNDIALLELDHPVQCSYYIQLACVPDASLRVSELSPCYVSGWGAMEEGSQIRPAVLQEALVHLIDNHICNSSRWYAGAIRNTNLCAGYQQGGIDTCQGDSGGPLVCKDRTADYYWLVGVTSWGKGCGRMQQPGIYTSTQHYYNWILLQMSTQQEASWRWGHSFSASGLFQRPRPTPTQPARPVPCPFPRHKLVEFFTGVQELLRVLKGSKT